Proteins from a genomic interval of Capsicum annuum cultivar UCD-10X-F1 chromosome 4, UCD10Xv1.1, whole genome shotgun sequence:
- the LOC107869472 gene encoding EPIDERMAL PATTERNING FACTOR-like protein 2, producing MGCSQLLLFWHRNLQTIIFLLLLFISGLTHVRLTAEGRRILKLQTGITQRKNEEKVLKMRSLIGSRPPRCEGRCRNCGPCEAVQVPIVPALKHQQTRISQLNAIPKFFLAYSRAASRCDVNVTTVSDRGVWLIILKEKGESKGEWGGWYVSGQCALCNSSYRKEGGPAHIFRILQDFVCMH from the exons ATGGGATGCTCTCAGCTTTTACTATTTTGGCATAGGAATTTACAAACTATCATCTTTTTgttacttttattcatttcagGGTTGACACATGTTAGATTAACGGCTGAAG GTAGGAGAATACTCAAGCTGCAAACTGGAATTACTCag AGGAAAAATGAAGAGAAGGTGTTAAAGATGAGATCTTTAATAGGATCAAGGCCACCAAGATGTGAAGGAAGATGCAGAAATTGTGGACCATGTGAAGCAGTTCAAGTACCAATTGTGCCAGCTCTCAAACATCAACAAACAAGAATCAGTCAGTTGAATGCAATTCCAAAATTCTTCTTAGCATATTCAAGAG CTGCTAGTAGGTGTGATGTGAATGTGACGACAGTGAGTGATAGAGGGGTTTGGTTAATAATTTTGAAGGAAAAGGGAGAAAGCAAAGGGGAGTGGGGCGGCTGGTATGTCAGTGGGCAGTGTGCACTGTGCAATAGCAGCTATAGAAAAGAAGGGGGACCTGCTCATATTTTTCGTATCTTACAAGATTTTGTGTGTATGCACTAA
- the LOC107867300 gene encoding uncharacterized protein LOC107867300 translates to MEPSRRKLLLLVVYVITNLSLQVRGWTGEIHGRVVCDVCGDSSVGPEDHVLQGAEVAVLCITKSGEVLNYQAFTNSKGIYRVAETMPESDRWDACLARPISSFHEHCTRLGDNNSGVKFSYKHPSGYSHTVRPFVYRPTNVPTYCI, encoded by the exons ATGGAGCCAAGTCGGAGGAAGTTATTATTACTGGTAGTTTACGTAATTACAAATTTGTCCCTACAAGTAAGAGGTTGGACTGGTGAAATTCATGGCAGAGTTGTTTGTGATGTCTGTGGTGATTCTTCTGTTGGTCCTGAAGACCATGTTCTACAAG GTGCAGAGGTTGCTGTTCTTTGCATAACGAAGTCTGGGGAGGTTCTGAATTATCAGGCATTCACAAACTCCAAGGGGATATATAGAGTGGCAGAGACAATGCCAGAGAGCGATCGTTGGGATGCATGCCTAGCAAGACCCATCAGCAGCTTCCACGAGCACTGCACACGTCTGGGAGATAACAACTCGGGAGTAAAGTTCAGCTACAAACATCCTTCAGGATATTCACACACAGTCAGACCATTTGTATATCGTCCAACAAATGTTCCAACGTACTGCATCTAA